The Anas acuta chromosome 7, bAnaAcu1.1, whole genome shotgun sequence DNA window atttgtagtTTGTAGACTTTGTAGTACACCAAAGTCACTCTGAACAAAATAAGTAATACGTATATACAAGCTATAGATACTTAAATAACTGAACTAcgtatatttttttcatgaagaccaaacttgttatttttaataacacgAATCATGGAAAATCCCATGCCTTGAATAATTCAAACTACGAACAAAACTAAAGAGTGGCAAAGGTAGAAAATTAAATTCCCATTTCAATATCAACTCCAGAACCCCCTGCAGCTGACTTAATCCATAAAGAATCAACTGGTTTAGAAGAACAGTGAAGTATCTTCCCAAGAAAAACATCAACGTTTTTCTAGGCTGTCTACAAATATATGCAGAAAACCAGGAAGTAAGTTTTTCTTACCAAGGCTTCTCAATAAAGAACATGCAGAGTGGAAAAGCTGGAACTTCCACAAGGCCATAAAGAGCCACATTTAAATAAAGATTTCCTCCTAATTCACCAGCATTTAAAGTTAGCCCATAGTACACCAAGCTGCAGACATACCTAAAAATAACCATAAAAGTTAGATTACAAGCATATCTAATCTTTAAAGGTTAAGATTTAAAAGGCAAATTATGCCAAGTTATAGATTAGCTATTTTCAGTTAATGCGTTAAGAAGAGGCTCTTATTTTGCccaaaaggagaaataagaCAAAGAGAATAGTTCCTATTTAAGTAAactatgtgaaagaaaaaaaaaaaaaaggctcataCACATACACAGCGTAACTTCTGGAATTTTCTATgatctttgttgtttttttttcctagattaGTTAGCTGATCTTTCTGTGCtgacatcatttttttccccaggttgcaaaagcaaaaacagcacCTAATATGCTATCTGCATCTTATATTGCCCCCAGTTTTCCTGCACTGAACCACGTGTTCTTACATCTCATTTCCTACACTTATTCCAACTCTTACTCCAGATCTCTATTCCACATAGTGCTTCCTAAAACTGGCTCAAATATATATCCCTCTCAATTTCTGCTTTGGCTTCTCATTTCACTGAAAGTAAATATTATGTTTTCACcagattttttcttcacaggCTTTGCGGCAGATTCTAAATAACATACTGACACTGCAACAGCAATAATAATGAAACATCAGCTTTACAACACACCATTTTAGATGTTTACTGTCTGCCCTCATTAACCGACAGATTTATGATTAGTTTGAGGACagcatttttaagagaaaatgatgaaaatctTAACAGTTTCCTCATGTCTGACTCATTCACAGCATCTCAGTGTCTTGTTATTACATACCAGATGTACATAAGAATGATGGTTCGCCACCGAAGGACTGGGTGTTTTACTAAGTTTAGTATACCAGGTGGCGATTCATCCTTTCGTGAAGTTCCTGCActtggttttaattttagatttaatctttcttttccattaccAAGGGCAATATATTGCATCACATCTTCAGCTTCTGCAGTTTTCCCTTGGGAATACAGCCATCGTGGGGATTCTGGCAGCATactaacaggaaagaaaatcaatgaTGACAAGTTTGTTCCTATGAGCAAAGCACTAAAATCAAGTTCCCTGTTTTGCAAATcaataatcaaaacaaaagaaatggtaccaatgaaaaattcagaaaaatacattttatttacactgCTCTGCCTAATAAATTCCACATACTCTGATAATAATATATGGTTAACTTTATAGAAAGATTGTTGGAAATGCTTGTCAAAGCACTCAGTCATGTTGAGACAAGGTTTAGAGAACCTACTACACtaataatgcttttattttttctgaagctctAACTATCAGAAGTATACATAGGATAtcatttggtattttaaaagcatattttctaaCAACACAGTGCTAGCActttcagttttttaaataCTGCTATATTTCATAACCTTTTTTACAACAGTGTCTATGGAGGATTTCTAAATAGGAGAACACAAATGCAATAGTGACAGAAACAGACACAAGGCACCTCAAAAACATGCAGATACACAACATCTCACACTAGAAACACAATTCCAAGTGCTCTCACTTATTTCCCTTTGCACACATGCCtgtcttaaaaattaattctaaaacCCCTCCTCTAGGAGCAATTCCAAAACTTCTCAAGCACCGAAACCCATCTttggcaggaggctgtgttcctgGCTGATGCTCCAGCTCACGGCCTCTGGCAGGCCTTTCCTTCCCCAAGCAGATTTGTAATCAAGCTTTATTAGACAGCTGGCATACAGCTGCTCTTTGCAATGCTGGCTGCCACAACTGtaacagcaaacagaaattCAAGCTTTTCTTCCGGGTAGTCCTGAccttctgctttgtttaaaaatgcttcCTCCTTCACTAcatgattttcttctgcttggttcataaaaacatacagaaaaatatcatcCTTGTTTATACCACTCTTCTGAACtattgtaagaaaaataatcGTTAAATCAATGCATATTTTTTATCATTACGATGCACATGAACTACTTACAAcgaaagaagaaggaagatgaCTCCTGGAGTATTTGATACCAATGCCAGGTGACGCCACTCTCTTACACAGTAACCCAGTAAAGCATAAACAGCAATGCCAACTGCAAACGTCAAATTAGTTAACGAACCTGCAAATACAAGACCAAAAAAGTGActacagacacacaaaaaacaaaaccaaacttaAGTAGAAACCTTAAATCACTATAGATCCCTTGATAGATCTAAATAAAATAGCACTAAAATCCTTACAGTATCTTTATGGCACTCTGTGAACCAGCTGGCTTAAGTGTATTGTGCAATCCTAATGATGAATGCCTTTGTGTAACTGGGTGAGTGGGGGAAGGCGAGCAGGGCTGgcttcctttcaaaaataaagggTGGTGCATAGAACAGATCAAGAACTGAACAGAAACCTACAGACCGAAGAGAAAACCCAAAGACAGGAAGGGGAAGCATTgcaagtgatttatttaggtctTTAAGGTATCTTGAATAGAGGTGGCAGGCTGGAACAGAAATTGCAAGAAAGCTACGAAAACACAAGGAGTGGGGTCAGTATATGAACAGCTGAAAACCAGAGGTATGCTACGGCAAGCTTCTGATGAACAAGTGTaaataaaaactttgaaaacaCAGGGTCAACTTCCATTCCAAAAGCCTACCAGCAAACCTTCTGCAGGCTAACACAGGAGGTCTCGTACTAACCCCGAAGCTCTCAGCTATCGCACACACAGCCTAGTTCACAGGCAGCACCTAGGAGAGCTTCTTTaacactgctgagcagcattcAGCAGCTTCCTCTCCTTCAGCCCCTGATCAGTTGTGCAGCACCTCTTTGCCAAGAGCTGAGCCGAACTAGAATAAAGCACCTAAAGTGACAAGCGGCAGGAAGCAGGCTGTCTCGTTGGTCCTTCAGGAGGCTGGCCCTGCAGGGAGAGAGGCTGGGAAGAGCCGAGATAGAGACAAGGGCAAGGGGGAAGAAGGGGCGGGAGAGAGATGACGTGAGTCAAAAAAGTGAATGCGGGAGAAGAAAACTCAGTACttgaaaaaacacaactgaaacaACGGAAAGCTATCGACAAACCACAACTGCCTCCTACATCCCCAAGAGTCCagaggagaaatgagaaaatagcaGAATGAGGtaactggaaaacagagaggaataCGCTCACGGTCACAGCGAGTCAGCACTTGGACCGAGTTTTTCCCCATGCTGCGCTAGCTGAAAAGGTTTTTCAGTCTGAGCTACTTCAGGTTTACAACAGCACAACACGCAGGTGTTAAATTTACTTTAAGTCTTGGCAGTGGCATAGAAAAAGGACATATAAAAATACTGGAGGGTCAGCACATCCAATAGAGGTAAAAAACAATCATTGTCTGGTGCAGAGAAATTCCAAAGAACActttgaagaatattttcccAAGATACTGTACACAGCACCATTCAGAACTGGCAGgatctgccccccccccccctttttttttttcttcagtgcaatGAAATGCACAAATATGGGAAATTTTTGGAATTAGTGTACCcacttgtcctggtttcagttaggacagacCAGGACACCACTTAAAAACCCTGTTTTTGCTACTTATCAAACAAACCCAATCctatatttcttatttaagcACAAAAATTAGATCTTCGATGAATCAGCACCATGCTCATTTGACATCCTAACTAACTcaacatttaaattttttaatttgtagcaAGTAAGGTATTGATAGTCAGAACAACACTTGGCACAGTAATAATGATTAAACATTCCCAAATCCCACCTGTAAATGACCAAAATGATTTTCCTACATATTCCTGTGTTAGGACAAAAGACACAAGAGCCATTCCACCATTCACAATTCCAACAAAGAAACGTGAAACTGCAAATACGCCATAATTTGGAGCTAATGCTGTAACATACCCAAAAAGGACATCAAAAAATAGACCTgcagagagaataaaataacattagTACTTATGCTATGCAGCCTGATCTCAGAAGACAGGCATGGAGCACAGTAACTGCAATGAGTCTACAGTACTCATCTGTCACATCTGGCTTTCTGAAATCATACTATGGGAAAACTACGATCATTTCCAAGTCTTACACTTTAGGTCTACAATAACAAAGATGTTGTTTCCTTGAGACAAtgttgaaatttaaaaatgaccCCTTTCCAGCTGTTGCAAGtgcagctggaaaacaaaatagcaGGACCTAAGTTACCCACTCTAAAGAAATTCAGATTCTCCCCaaaaaagtgattattttttattggggTGCAAAACGGCAAGGCAATGCATGCAGCACTGCACTCAAATAGCAAAGTCATTGTGAAAATTGgttatttttcatctgtcaCTGATATTCCAGAGCccactgtgctgctgagcaTACTCATATCAACCAATTTTAGTGCTGCTCTACTCCAGATGAAATACTTAACCAGACCACGGACTCCATATCAGTGCCATGGCAGGGTGACCCACAGGCAGGGCAAAACCAGCAATGTTGTTATCCATGCAGAACATGAGAACACTTTCAACTGTCTTACCTGAAATATACACTGGTTTCCTGCCCAGTCTATCTGACAAAGGGCCAAACGTGATGTTTCCAATAAGCAATCCAGCAAAAAATAGGGATGATGCAAGGCTCACTTTGTAGGCTTCTTCTTCAATTAGATACCACTATcagaaacaataataataattgtaataaaataattttcttattgTCATAAGTATTAACAGCAAGTTGTTGGCTTTCTCCAAAACAAGGACAACTACCAAAATTCTTCTGGTGCCATTTCCCATCGCTTTCTTTACATCCAATTCCATTTTTGTTCCAGGTTTACTGTACAGGCCAGcatcagtattttttcctccctaacAGACATCTCCCTCTAAATTTACCAAGTCAAAAGCTTAGATTATTATGATATTTCTTGGAAAAGTAATTACTTTCACCTCCATTCCCGTTTGACAAAGTAACAAGTTCAAATTAggaatttttcaatttttaaactGCTCAGACATTTCTACGTAAGCTTAGTTATTTCAATGAAcaagtaataaaaattattcattaACAAGAATGAAGCATGCTCGTACTTTTAGTACTGAGACGGCTACTGCTGTGCAGCCATAATTCCTGATGCTGTTGCCCTGTACTGTACACGTGTtaaagagaagcaggaaag harbors:
- the LOC137859731 gene encoding solute carrier family 22 member 15-like isoform X1; its protein translation is MAAGLEEAFGAAGEFGGGQRRLTAFLVLLQVYVACQSMLIVLVGAMPEYRIDQEGIPASKAELAKHIHFMSNFTSIVTEWYLIEEEAYKVSLASSLFFAGLLIGNITFGPLSDRLGRKPVYISGLFFDVLFGYVTALAPNYGVFAVSRFFVGIVNGGMALVSFVLTQEYVGKSFWSFTGSLTNLTFAVGIAVYALLGYCVREWRHLALVSNTPGVIFLLLSFMLPESPRWLYSQGKTAEAEDVMQYIALGNGKERLNLKLKPSAGTSRKDESPPGILNLVKHPVLRWRTIILMYIWYVCSLVYYGLTLNAGELGGNLYLNVALYGLVEVPAFPLCMFFIEKPWSGRRKTMMCFLIFAGFACMFTMFLPKNSGLLLSPTLLALCGKMMVSAAFNIVYIYTSELYPTVLRNAGLGVCSMSCRFGGILAPFVPSMKSLSPSVPLVVFGISGLSAGFLTLLLPETLNKPIAESIEDLQSPKYRVLINEKANQLEESTSVSEGLPVLKK
- the LOC137859731 gene encoding solute carrier family 22 member 15-like isoform X2, with the protein product MLIVLVGAMPEYRIDQEGIPASKAELAKHIHFMSNFTSIVTEWYLIEEEAYKVSLASSLFFAGLLIGNITFGPLSDRLGRKPVYISGLFFDVLFGYVTALAPNYGVFAVSRFFVGIVNGGMALVSFVLTQEYVGKSFWSFTGSLTNLTFAVGIAVYALLGYCVREWRHLALVSNTPGVIFLLLSFMLPESPRWLYSQGKTAEAEDVMQYIALGNGKERLNLKLKPSAGTSRKDESPPGILNLVKHPVLRWRTIILMYIWYVCSLVYYGLTLNAGELGGNLYLNVALYGLVEVPAFPLCMFFIEKPWSGRRKTMMCFLIFAGFACMFTMFLPKNSGLLLSPTLLALCGKMMVSAAFNIVYIYTSELYPTVLRNAGLGVCSMSCRFGGILAPFVPSMKSLSPSVPLVVFGISGLSAGFLTLLLPETLNKPIAESIEDLQSPKYRVLINEKANQLEESTSVSEGLPVLKK